In Zalophus californianus isolate mZalCal1 chromosome 16, mZalCal1.pri.v2, whole genome shotgun sequence, the sequence TGGATTTTacattttggaaatgaaatacAATACTTAAGTGATTAGTAAACAGTTATTAGAAGTATATTTCTTAGATAAAGGAGTATTACCTGAGTTGCAAAATGGGGTTGCAACTGTCCCAAAGGGGCCTCAGGTGCGACACTACGGTTCTGGGCctcaggggtgggcagggggtgaCGAGGCGGTTTCCCTAGAAACAAGGGGAGGAAAggatttgctttttctttttttttcctttttgctttttttagaagtcagctctatgcccaacgtggggcctgaactcacatccctgagaccaggagtcacatgctccaccgaccgAGACAGCTGGGCTCCGAAACGGTTTGCTTTCTGTGTGCACCTCGCTTCCTGATGTCCCTGGTGCCAAACACAAACACTGCAGAAATACAGCACGTTCCTGCCTACACCAGTCAGCCCTCTCTTGCAGTGCACGTAGGGGTGACGCCGCGAGCCGCTGTTGTGACTGCAGAGTGCAAGGTCTCTCACACACAACTCTGGACACACCTCCTCCAAGCGCTGGAAATCAACACGTTCACTAACAGACCCAAAGATATACCCTCTCTGCAGCACAGAAAAGTAAGCAGCAGAAGGTTAAGTGAATAAACTTAAAGATTCTGCTTGTAAGAGATGCTTCAGCATCCTGTCTTACTTAGAAAAGATCTAGGCAGCCAAGGAATACTCGTTTGTTAACTCAGTTTGGGTTAAGTTACCTACAAATCTTGGAAATTAATCTTTAAGCTCACATACTACAAGATACAATTACTGTTGATCTAACATTTCTCAGAATAAATCTACTTGGTTAAACACAAGCTTACTGAGGACCCCAATGAGGTTTTTGTGTGTATGAGTTGTAAATAATGATATGAACTGTATTAGTACTGATATGTACTTAATTATGTACTGTATGTACTgaaacagaaattttttaaaaccttacaATCCGTTCACTtgaagatggtggtggtgacTACACTGCATGTTAACATCTGGGTAGTTACAAAATTAGTTATGCCACCATGGACCTCCTGGGATGGGTCCTAAAGTGCTATGTCAGTTTTTTTCCAGGAGATAAAAGGACATGGGAAAGACaaaatttggaaatgaatttattttccttagtttttaataCCTGAGCTTAAAAGCTATGGAatccaaagatacacaaatggccaacaagcccATGAAAAGGTGGTCAAcaccattagtcatcagggaaatgcaaaatcaaaatcaaaatcacagtgagataccactttgcACTCATTAGGATGGACGAAGAAAAAAGTAAGTGTTGCCCGGGATGTGGAGACATCAGAACACTcgcacattgctggtgggaaaggaAAATGTTGCAGTTGCTGTGGGAAAAGTTTTACTTTGATGAcaagaaaaaagaggggaagaaagagactAGAGAGAAAGCTCTGCAGTGCGGACAGTGTGTGAGGACCGTTTACGAGCTGTGGTCCCAGCTACTTGCGGACGACCGCGGTCTGCGAACAGGTGACCCTGCACCTGCCCCGCAGTCAGGTCGGCGGTAGCGTCACCCGATGCCGCAGGCCcacaccaccccctccctcctcccgtcACGCAGGCCCTTCATCTCACGGCGTTGCGACAAAGGGGAGTGCGGCTCAGTGCGATGATTTTGAGAGACCCCAGTCACGGAACTTTATTTACAATATATTGCTATAATCGCTCTATTTCATTATTAGCTATTGTTGTGAACCTCTTACTGCACCTAATTTATAAACGTTATCATGGGTAAGTACGTCTAGGAAAAAACAAGGTATACACAGGGTCTGGTACTGTCCATGGTTTTAGGCACCCCCTGGGGATCACGGAACGTGTAGGTACAGGCACCCCTCTGCCCACTCTGAGGCAGGATTTCCGGAGCTCCAGTCAGAAGAACGTGGACTCCTCTGACCAGAAACCAAATCAAACTGATCAAGAATCCATCACCGAGGACACTTGTAGAAGTCTGAATGTGCAACTTCCTAGGTATGGAAGggccctctccccttcctcttggCTGCTGTCATCTGAAACCCGAGAGGCCTCTGCTTCTGTAAACTGAAGGGAAGCATTTCTAAGCAGCATCTTCTTGTCTCCCTAAGTCTTCCAGAACTCAGAAACTTTTGTTAAAAAGCAACTCACAGGAGGCATCCCCAGAAGCGGAAGTGAGCAGCAGGCTGGCTGGTGAGGGGCTGCGAGGGGCTGTTGAAGCAAGCTGAAGATGCACGCCAGAGGCTGTGGGCGGCAGCGAAGGGATGGTATTCCAGTTACTGAACTCTCAGCAAGCAGACCTTCTGAAAGTCATGATCTTCTTCATAAAAGGCCTTGtgtaaaaaatgaacttttgccCAGTCATCATCttgaattatcagaaaaaaagttcCAGCTCAAAcaagataaaatgaatttttccactaaaattacaaatggaggagcacctgggtgcccATTTGACCAAATGgtcaaatgtctgcctttggctcaggtcatgatcctgcgtcctgggattgagtcctgcatccggctccctgctcagcggggagcatgcttctccctctgcctctccccctgcttgtgcgctctccctctcaaataaataaaatctttaaaaataaataaataaataaataaaatcacaaatggaaTTCAAGGCAGAGCAGCAGGCTCAGGGTCTTCCATTTCTTCCGAGCTCCAACCTTTCACTGGGTATTTTCAGGGGTAATGATGAGACTATTGGATGTGAAGATATTCTTAATGAGCCGTCACAAAGTGAACTAATGGAAGAACCAGACTTGATGGCGGAATATAAACTCGGTTTCCTATAATCTGTTCTGCCGTTCAGGGAAATACAGGGGCTGCATCTTGTTTATATTCATCTTTTTACTATAATTTGATGTACACAACATTAAAAGTACTGACCCATGACAATTTTTGCCTAAGCAGTATCTGGGATCATTTGAAATTACTTCTGTCTTTGGTTTATGGCCATGCGACAACTGAAAGCACTAAagggaaatgattttaaaacttccaatttatatgaaaacaatagcattccatgtctttaaaaaattgttgctaATGAGTATTTGAAAACTGTCTGCAGGTTCCAATTCAGCCTATTTCCGGGGTGTTCCATAAATTTAGTCTTGAATAACCATTACCAGCATTTTCGTCTGCAGTCTTCATGGGTTGGTAACTGATTTCAGTGGCACCACTTCAGATTAAGTACAGAGGGAGGTATTTATGTTTTACCTTGTTTCAGTGGCCCCTTGACCCTCATAAGAATAATACTGTGGCTTTATTGAGGCTGTTTGAGAATTGTAgctattctttgtttctttccgGTTGAAAAGTATAAGTTCAAAGGTTTTGATTTTcgtgttgtctttattttttaaaagattttatttatttgacagacagaaagacagcgagagagggaacacgagcagggggagcgggagagggagaagcaggcttccccggagcagggagcccgacgcggggctcgatcccaggaccctgggaccatgagctgagccgagggcagacgcttcaccgactgagccgcccaggtgtccctggtgtctttaaagtgaaaaattaaataaagcaacCAGCacatgttgattaaaaaaaaaaaaaaggcacaaatcaCAGGCCCAAAGTGGCATCACGTAGGTCGCGTCCCAAACCAAGGCTTCATGCCTGACCAGCTGCGTTTCAAGCTCCCCCAAAAGCGCAGCTGTAACTGCTTGTTGGGACTTCTCCAataagcacagagtctgctgctGGGTCCTCCCCACCCCGCAGGAAGAAGAGGCTCTCGGCCAGAGAAGACTCCAGCCCTTCCCTCTAAGGGAAGGTGATCTTGCCTTAAACAATCCcgttcttttgctaataacttcttgCCCCTACCCTCCTTTCTATGAAAAGCTTCCATTTCATACAGCTCTGAGGAGCTCCCTCCACTTGCTACATGGGATGCCGtctgattcatgaatcacttaataaaaaCCAATTAGATCTACACATTTACCCGGCTGGACTTTGTTTCTTAACGCTTCTTGGTAATAGGGTCATTTATTTGCACAGGTTCCCTGAGAATCTGTGCTGCTTTTTACCAGGACTTCACTGGACACATGGATGGTGCAGCCAGAGCCCTCTGCCTGCTGGGCCAGAGTCAAGAATGACCCTCACGTCGTTGTAAGGACAGGTCACCAGCAGGAGCTCTGAGCTAGGAAGTTCACCTCCAACAAGCCCGGGAGCTCAGGATATTTCTGAAACCTTGAGAAGAAAGGAATTTGCTCAGAATCATCCAGCAGATGAAATCTGGTGAGTTCTTGGCTTCCTGGCCTCAGGACACTTTTAAAGTCCAATGTGGACTCCTGACGGAAACTTCCAGCAAAGCAAACTCAGGAAGGCGTGCTAGGTGAATTAACATTCTTGCTACACCTATGGAAATAATCAGGCCAACAGACCAGGCTTGTTAGTGATCACGAATAATCCTTCTTTGAGATTAGGTTTTATCAAAAGCAGAGAAAGGGTCAGAAGCAATGCGTGCTTCGATGGAAACGGCACTATGTGCAGCATGTCCTTGGACCCGTGGGGCCCGCCTCCCTGGGTCTGAACTACTCTGCAGCTCTGCACGCTGATGGGCGTGCACTTCGTGCCTTGTCCCTCCAACTATTCACCGGTGACCCCCTCCCTCTTAGAAAAACCAGTTCACTTTCCATTTGTAATTCAGTTTCTTTGTTCTGGATAAATTTGTGTTTGGGCTTTTCCTTGGAGCTGGTTGTAACATCTGACTGGCTCCCTCACTGTttaattaacagaagaaaatcctAAACCTGTGCCCATTTTCATAGCTATTTGAGCCCTATTTTACCTCTTTCTGGAAACAACCCTTTTAAACACCTGATTAAAAATACCACTAGCTGTTACTGAACATCAGAAAGGACAGCACACAACCTGAACCAGGCTGAGCTGCGGCCGCCGTGGGCACTTCCCACCAAATGACAGCCCAGGAAGAGGGGAAGTGGAGCGGGGCAGAAATACAAGAGCCATGGCAAGATTTTAACACAAAAGTCATGGTTCTTGACAGTGCAAGTTGACAAACACACATAAACTTAGAAAGAATGTTAGTAAGTATATATAATAAGGCGGCTTAACAGAACAGATTCAACACgtgtttaaaaataactaaacaaacaaaaataacaattctAAAACTCTCCTAAACAACTcgaatgaaatagaaaacctggggggtgcctgggtggctcagtcggttaagcgactgccttcggctcaggtcatggtcccagggtcctgggatcgagcccccacatcgggctccctgctcagcgggaagcctgcttctccctctccctctgtctgctgctctgcctacttgtgttctctctctctgtgtgttaaataaataaaataaaaatcttaaaaaaaaaaaaagaaatagaaaacctgggtGCATAATGGCAGATTATCTGGAATACTGTTAATACTGTCCCTGAAAACCTGAGACACAGCCAAAGCAGTACTCAGGTGGAAAATTCACAccttaaaaaaatgcaatcactaaacaagaaagaataaagtgaatgttaaagaaatcaggaaaagaacAATCAAGCCCAAGGAAAGGAATGAACAAACACAATATGTAAACTCCTTGTAAAGACCCAGAAATCCATCCACTGGCTCCAAATAGTTACCTTTGGGGAACCCccgggaggaaggagaggaagctgCGAAGAGAGGAGAGATGTCCAGTAGGTCTAATGAGGTCGATCTCCAGAAGAGATCAGAAACAAATAGGAAGAAGagtatttaaagaaacaatggctgagaatttcaaagaatgggaaaaacaaccaaccaaccataaGTCTTAAGATTTCAGAAAACCAACCGATTCCTGAGCAGGTTAAATTAAGGCAAACTGATCCCATCCAGACACCGGCTGGTAACACAGGAGAAAGGCatccagagagaaaagggagTCCCTCCCCAAGGATGGGGCCCTGACCGAGGGCCAATTTCTCTGAGGACCCTGGGACACTCGCTTTAAAAAAGGTTGCAAGAAAATGCCAGCATTAGGTTCTTGTTGCAACCAAGCCATCATTCTAGAAAGTGGTCAAAATACAATCATTTGATGATGACAAACGCATGCACTGCCCCCGCACCAGTCACATGGGGGATGCTGGTGTCTGAGATCCAGCCCAACACAAGTCGAGTCAAGCAGGACACACAACATGACTGAAAATCACTGCTTCTACATCAGGATAGTTTTACAACAGGATTTTAGATGTGTGTGTAATTATGAATAATAAATGTAAGTGACGATTTTGGTATTTATGTGCACATGCCTAATAAGTAGTTGGGTTAGCAAGCTAATTAAAGCTAGGTCcctaatctgttttgttttttttaagattttatttatttgagagtgagagcacaagctggggagaggcagagacagagggagaagcaggcctcccgtggagcagggagcccgacgtgggactccgtcccaggacccagggatcatgacctgagccgaaggcagatgcttcactgactgagccacccaggcgcccccaaatcatTTCTTGATGAACAAAAACTTCATCAGGAAAATGACATGATAAGGAAACACAAAAGGCTCCATGCTGCATGATTCCAGCTGTGCGACACGAGGGGAAGGCAGAACCACAGAGACAGTGAAGGTCAGTGGTCGCCAGGGAGGGGAGGCGGAGCACAGAGGTTTCTAGTAAAACTACAgtccccgggcgcctgggtggcccagttggttaagcggctgccttcggctcaggtcatgatcctggagtcccgggatcgagtcccgcatcgggctccctgctcagcagggagtctgcttctccctctgaccctcttccctctcgtgctgtctcccattctctctctctcaaataaataaataaaatctttaaaaaaacaacaacaaaaaactacagTCCCGTGGTGGATACGTGTGGTGACACGTCTGTCCCAACCTGTACAATGTCCAGCACCAAGAAGACCCCAGAGGTAAGCGTGGACTCTGGTGCTGACGGTGTGTCGGGGAGGTTTGTGGATCGTGATCAATGCACCACTGCGGTGGGATGTTGATCGCGGGAGGCTGGGGgggaatctctgtaccttcccgaCAGTTTTggtgtgaacctaaaactgctctaaaacacCAAGTCTTTATAACCGTGTTCAATGTTAGGACCCTTGGAAATAACCTTTTGAGGAACGCTGGCTTCACACGAGATCCAGATGGTGTGTGCAGCTGGGGTTTCTGGGAAAAGCAGAGTTGGCAGGACGACGGCACAAAGGGAGAGGCCCCACAAGTGGGTGGTATGCAGTCTCCACCTCAGAGGTGAGGGGTGAGCACTCAGAGGAGGGCCGCTCCACAGCCTGTGTGCCCCCTCACACCGGGCGGACAGAGCGGGCTGAGGGCCAGGTGCAGCCTGACCACAGGGCCACACACCGTCTGCCCACCTGTCAGTGCAGATCCCAAGGCCTGACctgagcgggaggggcagggccagcacGGGAGCCTGACCCTGGTGGCAGGGCATGTGGGATGAAGACTGGGCAGCTAGAACCACGGCCAGGGAAGGGGCCAGACTGCCACCTCCCTGTGAGGATGGGGCCCTTCCCAAAAGCAGCTGAGGGCAGACACGCCCTGGGCCAGGTGCAGGTGAGCCCCGGGGTCTGCCTGCACCGGGAAACACCGGCAGACGGTTGGAGCGGCTGAGGCACCACCTTGGCCCCTGGGCCCCTGGCCCACGGCAGCCCTCAGCAAGACAGCTCTGAACACAGGCCTCCTCTTCAGATTTCCTCAGTGGTCTGCACCCTCTCTCTCAGAGACATGgagctccctcctgctctgcgGCCTGAGTTCTCCCACGTTCAGCTTCCTACTCCCTACTCACGAGGTAATTCTACTCTTCATATTCAGACCAAAAacactaacataataaaaagtactGTTATTATTCACACGGCTTAGCTGTGGGGAGTTCTGAGGATGAAGCACAAGGCCCAaccttcccctccctttccttgcGTTGGGTAGTTAGGAATCAGGAGGACTTGCCCAGGGAAGCTAAGGCCATAGCTGAGAGGAAACACTTTTTGCTGATGTTCCCTTTGTGGTGCCCTGGGCTCTGCCTTTAAAGCAGAGTAGTTGGTGGGTGTGCAGCCCTCCAACATCACCTCCACTTTTAGACAACGGACAAGAGAGAGGGAATGGCTGTCTCCCATCGACCACAGGTGGAACCCAAAGTCCCTCATCTCTGATCATCACAGTATCTCCAAGCTCTTGCTGGAAAAGCATGGAGAGGCAGAGGCCATGTAAGGTGAGGGGATACAGCATGAGGGATGGGGGCGCCACAGGGAAACGAGAGGGCCTGCTTGTGAAGGTGGTCTGAGAGCCGTGTGGCCAGTGGCTCGCTCTGGGCACTAACCAGGAGCGTTCGATCTGGGCAAGGCTACTCCTGGCTGGCCGTGGTGACAACCATGCAGCCACCCCAGGAAGGACATCATCTTGCCCACCAACACTGGTGCTTATGGTCCTCTAGCAACAGGGGCCTTGGCTTGGCGCTGGCGGCTGGATGTCTGCTCTCAGCGGACGACTCTATACCGACCCTTCCAAGAACCCACTGGTAGAAAGGTGCACCTCAGCTAAATTTGGACCTTACTCCTTCTATCTCTCCTTGCATAGAACAGTAGTGTGATTATTTGTCATTGATTCGGAGCATATTATTTCCTTATTGGCTTATTAGGAGACAGTATCCTGTATGCTACTGGcttataaaatattgttattataaattaCCATTCCTGCGGTGAACCCATGTTGAATAAATTATCGGCAAAGACAGTATCAGTCTGAGCACAGCTTGCAGCAGACAGAGCCCTGGGCTTGTGTCCTCTGTGGCAGCCTGGGCCTGACCTGCATGCCTGGAACAAGGGCACGCCTCCTTCTAGTCTGGTTGGAGCGCTGCCTGTCTTTCTTGGGAACCAGGGCCCTCTGAGACACCTGTGGGCAGCTGGAGGTCTCAGGCCGGGTCCCAGTGGACACACAGCGGCTGTTGGCGACAAGTCTGGGCAGAGCCGGCCGAGAACACAGTGGCCGCGGCTCCCCACAATGCAGCACAGAAATGCCGCCTGTTTTGCTAAGTGCAGTATTTTTCTCACAAATGCTGCCCGAGGCACGGGTTCATGGAACTCCCATCGCAGGATGAGGCTCTGCTCTGTGCCCATGACTCATGACCCCGGCTTTACTCCACAAGGGCAGCTtctgttctccctccttcctgcccgaGAAGTCAGGCCAGACCCTCCCTCAGGGCAGCAAAGCTTCTCTCCTCCCGCCTCCCAGGTCCCCCCCGCTGACCCTTCCAGAGGAGCAGGCAAGAAGAAAGCCCTTCTGGGAAGGCCCCCGGGCCCCCTGACCCCACAGCCTGGCAGTGCAAGGCACAGCTCCCAAACTCACCTGGGGCACGGTGGCCCAGCTCTGCACGGAGCCTGTTCCCCATCTCCAGgagctgttctttctccaggcaGAGGCGGAGGATTTTTTGGGCTGCCTCCTTTAGTTTTCTCTGGAGTTGGGGCACAGACAAGGCCTGTGGGGGCTGTGGCCCTTGGTCCTCTGTCCCTGTGGGTCCTTGGTCTTCACGGACCTGTGAACGAAGCCACAGGTAGACAGCCCATAAGACAAGCCATCCAAGTGGGAGAGGGGTGAGTGGGTGTGGGTGCAGAGCCCGCACCACTGGAGGACAAAGGGATAAGCAGTGTGCTTTGGCAATGAGACGGGGACCTCACACCATGGACGCCTCCTCCTCCACAAGTTGGGTGAACAAAGGCCACAAACCCCTGGGCCAGGCCTGCTTCTGGCCCCTTGAGGCCCCCACCAAGCCTGTGTCTTTCTAGTGAGGACAATGAGGAACCACTTGGGACCCATGCCCAACTTCCAATGGGCCCCCAGGACCCCTGCGTGGCACCAGGGTTACGGGCTGGGTACGTGGGTCACAGGTGCTGGGGTCACCTGATGTGGAAGGGGCTGGCAGAGGCCTGATGGACAGCCTATGGCAGGTGCCTCCACTACTTCCTCCCTGCCTGGACTCTGCTGTGGGGTCGCTGTGCTGGGTCATGGCCAACATGGCCCCCTACCGACACGCACTCACACTTGCACGGTGTTCGGAATGAGGGGGTGTGGAgaatcagagaaaggaaaagacaaatatgtgTGTGCCAGACAGAGGCCCAGGAAGAACTGGAGTCCAAGGACCCAAAGTGGCCTACTTAGGCACGGTGGCTCCTGACACCCGTGAAAAGCTGCACCGTGCCCTGTCTTGACCCCATGAGCTGGAGCCAGAACAGGAACGAGCCTGGAGTCCCTGGAACAGACCAGCACGTTCTGTCCTGGCCCCATTTCCTGGTATGCCTTTGCAGGGCTGGCAGGCGCCCATGTTCTTCAGGTGGCCTGGAGCCATGGTGGCCACACAGGGGTGCATCCAGCACATGCCACAGGCTAGTTGGGCAGGATGAGAGATGAGGGGAGTCAACAGAGGAGAGTGGGAGATGGCCCTGGGGCCACAGAGCCCCTGCACCCAAATCCTGACCCCGTTACCCTGTGATGGAACATGGGCCTGCCCTCAACCACGCAGGGCACTGGCCTTGCCTGCACTCTCCTGAGGGCCCAGGATGTGACTGGGGTCCTTGGGCCTGTGGAGGGGCTGGGACAGACCTCGAGGAAGGGAGGTCGGAGGCCCGGCCTCCACAGGAACACGACATTGGGAGTCTCCTGTGCCATTTTAAGTGAGGAAAGACACTCTGCAAACCCCAGAACGCTGAGACTCTCAAGAGAAAGGTCGCTtttgagagcaaaccccagcccACAAGGCAGCGCCCcggcatgagcagggagccgaccCCTCAGCAGGGCCTGTGGCCGGGGTCTCGGCTGGCCGGGGTGCCCTAGTCACCTGGCTGCATGCAGCGAGTAGGTGTAGGCAGCCAGGGGCCCCCACCCGGGGCTCTGTTTCTGATGCCATTACTCTGATGCCTTTCTTAAGTCTCTGCCCACACCCACCATGTAACACTCATCAGGACGCATTCCGGGACTCCCAAACCACTGTGTGCTTCGGGGCCCCCGTGGCCCCCCATGCTCGCCCTGTCTGCCCTCGCCGTCTCAGGGGTTGCTCCCAGAATCCTGGCCAGAGAGGGCTTGGCCAGTAGAGGGGTCCTCATGAGGGAGGGTTCTGCTCCCAAGGGCAGCGGCGACGGTGCTCCACAGAGGCTGACGTCAGAGCATGCCCCAACTCGGGGGCGCAGCGGGGTGCTTGCCAGGGCTGCCGGCTCTCGCGGTGGACATTAGGGATCCCAGTCCTTCTGGAGGTTCCCAGGGGTGCAGGCAGGGCTAGCGAACACTGCCCCCCAGTGGAGCCCAGCGTCAGTCGCGCTGTGCCCAGGGGACCGGGTGGAGCACCAGACAGGAGGCGGGGAGAACCCCGGGTCTCAGTCAGTTCACCAGGCTGGGGGGTCACTGGAGACATGACAGATGCCGGTCGGGCAGTGGTCTCTGCtgcctgcaggggagggggctctgaGTTCCACACGGGCCCTTGTCCTGGGCTCGGGAGTGGGGGACCAGCCTCCACCTGGGAGAATGTCGGACTCGCACGGGAGCTGCCGGGCAGTGCCGTGGTGGCACCGGCCCCTCTGCTTCGTCGCCACCAGTCCCACGTGCCATATGCATTTCTTCCTGAACCACGGCCAGTAGGGTGGAGACATCATGCTCATTTACACCTCAATGCTTCAGTTCATGCTTACTAAAAATGGACATTCTCTTTGTAACCACAGTTATGAAAACCAGAAATTTACCACAGATACAACACTATGACCCAACACACGGGCCACACACAAACCTTACCAACTGTCCAATTGTGTCCTACAGTTTGTTTCTCCTGCCCAGGGCACAGGACCCCACAGGACATCTGTCTCCCTGGTCCCTGCAGGCTCCTGATGGGCACACTCTCCACAGTGTGGGCGCTCTGACTTCAGCGCATCACTCCTGGCTGGAGTCAGCGGTGAGGCTGcaagccccctcctccccccccccgcacagCTGGCTTTGAAGCCCAGCACATCCCTCTGCCCCACTGTCCGCGAGTGCATCCCTCAGTGAACGAGTGCAGGCTGCCCCCTGGaaggttttcttttccctgtaGCTGAGCCCCCGCCAGTGGGAGGCACTGAGTCCCAGCCCTGCTTTCCTTTGTGCATTAGGATGGCTTCCTGGCGTACGCACCCTCCATGCCTGCAGACGATGTCTGGCCGAGGAccagccctcctccctcctccctctcctagTTAGCACAGATCTGGGAGTCCGGCTTATTGTGTGCTCAATGCCTGGCGGCCCTTCGGTGCCTGAATCCTTCTGCCCCATTTCCATGAGTCCATGGTGGAGTCCGCCACTTATCCTGCTTCCTCTCAGCAGAGCAAGAAATTCAGAAACCAGGATCTCAGCACTGGTGGCGCTCAAGGCTCCCGGGCCGCCAAGGTGCTGGCCCTCCTGCAGTAGACCTGGTCTGAGCACAGGGACCAGCCACTGGATTTCTCCCCAAGGTCACAGTCATTTCAGCTCCAGCCTGTCAGTCACAGAATTAAACATCTCTATTTTAAATCCGGCTAATGCACGTGATTTCTTCCCTCTAAGCAAGCAGGATCTGTGAACCAGGCTGTTAACAGAACCCCTAGTGCTGCTGACCTCAGGGCCGAGCATGGGCAGCACCTGGAATGAATGGTGGACACGGGGTGAGGCAGACGTGCTGCCCCCCTGCCTGCGTGGCTATATGGCCCCATGGCCAGGATGGTGTCCTCGAGCTGCAGGATGGAGGGAGGCCTGGTGCGGGGCCGGGGCTCTGGCTCTCCAGGCGGTGTCTGCTTAAGGGCAGTGCAGGTGGTTCTGGGTCCCACTTCCCGGTGACCTGAAGGCCTCCCCTTTGCTGCTGTTCttcacctgtccatccatccctAGGCCTGCCCGGGCCCTCCTGTCATTCCTGAGCCAGAGAGGAGTGgacctcctctcccctccagtcCTTCAGGGCCGGCCATCATCCTAGAGCCGAGTCCCCCTTGTGCCTCTCAGCACagccttcttcttttttgtttttttaagattttatttatttgacagagagttagagagagagcacaggtaggcagagtgccaggcagtgggagagggagaagcagactccccgctgagcagggagccggatgtggggctcgatcccaggaacctgggatcagaacctgaaccaaaggcagccacccaaccgactgagccatccaggcgcccctcagcacCGCCTTCTATGTCTACACCGCTGCTGCTGCCAGAGAGCTCTCCACGCCTCCCAGACACCAGGGTACAGTTGTAACTGCAGGCCCCCGTGGGTGATGCAGGTCACCAGAGGTCACCACA encodes:
- the LOC113908124 gene encoding proteasome maturation protein-like — its product is MHARGCGRQRRDGIPVTELSASRPSESHDLLHKRPCVKNELLPSHHLELSEKKFQLKQDKMNFSTKITNGGAPIKSQMEFKAEQQAQGLPFLPSSNLSLGIFRGNDETIGCEDILNEPSQSELMEEPDLMAEYKLGFL